A portion of the Meriones unguiculatus strain TT.TT164.6M chromosome 11, Bangor_MerUng_6.1, whole genome shotgun sequence genome contains these proteins:
- the LOC110552169 gene encoding olfactory receptor 2T4-like — MDITTWMSNYTGQSDFTLLGLFTQSKHPALLAVVIFMVFLLALSGNALLILLILSDTHLHTPMYFFISQLSLMDMMYISVTVPKMLMDQALGSHRISAAACGMQMFLYLTLGGSEFFLLAAMSYDRYVAICHPLRYPVLMNHRVCLLLMSVCWLLGSLDGFVFTPVTMTFPFCGSREIHHFFCEVPAVRKLSCSDTRLSETLMYLCCVLMILIPVTVISSSYSSILLTVVRVNSAEGRRKALATCSSHMTVVILFYGSAIYNYMLPASFHSSEKDMVVSVFYTILTPLLNPLIYSFRNKNVTEAMKKLLPVRSLF; from the coding sequence ATGGACATCACCACCTGGATGAGCAACTACACTGGACAGTCAGATTTCACCCTGCTGGGACTCTTCACTCAATCCAAACACCCTGCCCTGCTTGCTGTGGTCATTTTTATGGTTTTCCTGCTGGCCTTGTCTGGGAACGCCCTCCtgatcctcctcatcctctctgaCACCCACCTCCACACACCCATGTACTTTTTCATCAGCCAGCTGTCCCTCATGGACATGATGTACATTTCTGTCACTGTGCCCAAGATGCTCATGGACCAGGCCCTGGGGAGCCACAGGATCTCAGCTGCTGCCTGTGGGATGCAGATGTTCCTCTACCTGACACTAGGAGGTTCAGAATTTTtccttctggctgccatgtcttatgaccgctatgtggccatctgccaCCCACTCCGTTATCCTGTCCTCATGAACCACAGAGTGTGCCTCCTCCTGATGTCTGTCTGTTGGCTCCTGGGATCCTTGGATGGATTCGTGTTCACTCCTGTCACCATGACCTTCCCATTCTGTGGGTCCAGGGAGATCCACCACTTCTTCTGTGAGGTCCCTGCTGTGAGGAAGCTCTCCTGCTCAGACACCCGGCTCTCTGAGACCCTCATGTACCTGTGCTGTGTGCTCATGATTCTCATCCCTGTGACAGTCATTTCCAGCTCCTATTCATCCATCCTCCTCACTGTTGTCAGGGTGAACTCAGCAGAGGGCAGGAGGAAGGCCCTTGCCACCTGCTCCTCCCACATGACTGTGGTCATCCTCTTTTATGGTAGTGCTATTTATAACTACATGCTCCCGGCCTCTTTCCACTCTTCTGAGAAGGACATGGTGGTGTCTGTGTTTTACACAATACTTACCCCTCTGCTGAACCCACTAATCTATAGTTTTAGGAATAAGAATGTCACAGAGGCTATGAAGAAATTGTTGCCTGTGAGATCCctcttttaa
- the LOC110552160 gene encoding olfactory receptor 2T29-like, producing the protein MDITTWMSNYTGLYDFTLVGFFTQYKHPALLAVVIFVVFLLALSGNALLILLILSDTHLHTPMYFFISQLSLMDMMYISVTVPKMLMDQVLGSHRISAAACGMQMFFYVTLAGSEFFLLAAMSYDRYVAICHPLRYPVLMNHRVCLLLMSVCWLLGSLDGFMFTPITMNFPFCGSREIHHFFCEVPAVTKLSCSDTRLSETLMYLCCVLMLLIPVTVISSSYSSILLTVVRMNSAEGRRKALATCSSHMSVVILFYGAAVYTYMLPVSFHTPEKDMVVSVFYTILTPLLNPLIYSLRNKNVTEAMKKLLGVRTLFQEIVK; encoded by the coding sequence ATGGACATCACCACCTGGATGAGCAACTACACTGGGCTGTACGATTTTACCCTGGTGGGATTCTTCACTCAATATAAACACCCTGCCCTGCTTGCTGTGGTCATTTTTGTGGTTTTCCTGCTGGCCCTTTCTGGGAACGCCCTCCtgatcctcctcatcctctctgaCACCCACCTCCACACACCCATGTACTTTTTCATCAGCCAGCTGTCCCTCATGGACATGATGTACATTTCTGTCACTGTGCCCAAGATGCTCATGGACCAGGTCCTGGGGAGCCACAGGATCTCAGCTGCTGCCTGTGGGATGCAGATGTTCTTCTATGTGACATTAGCAGGTTCAGAATTTTtccttctggctgccatgtcttatgaccgctatgtggccatctgccaCCCACTCCGTTATCCTGTCCTCATGAACCACAGGGTGTGCCTCCTCCTGATGTCTGTCTGTTGGCTCCTGGGATCCTTGGATGGATTCATGTTCACCCCTATCACCATGAACTTCCCATTCTGTGGGTCCAGGGAGATCCACCACTTCTTCTGTGAGGTCCCTGCTGTGACAAAGCTCTCCTGCTCAGATACCAGGCTCTCTGAGACTCTCATGTACCTGTGCTGTGTGCTCATGCTTCTCATCCCTGTGACAGTCATTTCCAGCTCCTATTCATCCATCCTCCTCACTGTTGTCAGGATGAACTCAGCAGAGGGCAGGAGGAAGGCCCTTGCCACCTGCTCCTCCCACATGAGTGTGGTCATCCTCTTCTATGGCGCTGCTGTCTACACCTACATGCTCCCTGTCTCCTTCCACACCCCTGAGAAGGACATGGTGGTGTCTGTGTTTTACACGATTCTCACCCCTCTGTTGAACCCACTAATCTATAGTCTTAGGAACAAGAATGTCACAGAGGCTATGAAGAAATTGCTTGGTGTGAGAACCCTCTTTCaagaaatagtaaaataa
- the LOC110552159 gene encoding olfactory receptor 2T29-like, with protein sequence MDITTWMSNYTRQSDFTLLGLFNQSKHPVLLAVVIFVVFLLALSGNALLILLILFDTHLHTPMYFFISQLSLMDMMYISVTVPKMLMDQALGSHRISAAACGMQMFLYLTLVGSEFFLLAAMSYDRYVAICHPLRYPILMNHRVCLLLMSVCWLLGSLDGFMLTPVTMTFPFCGSREIHHFFCEVPAVTKLSCSDTWLYETLMYLCCVLMLLIPVTVISSSYSSILLTVVRMNSAEGRRKALATCSSHMAVVILFYGAAVYTYMLPVSFHTPEKDMVMSVFYTILTPLLNPLIYSFRNKNVTEAMKKLLGMRPIFQETTK encoded by the coding sequence ATGGACATCACCACCTGGATGAGCAACTACACTAGACAGTCAGATTTCACCCTGCTGGGACTCTTCAATCAATCCAAACACCCTGTCTTGCTTGCTGTGGTCATTTTTGTGGTTTTCCTGCTGGCCCTGTCTGGGAACGCCCTCCTgatcctcctcatcctctttgACACCCACCTCCACACACCCATGTACTTTTTCATCAGCCAGCTGTCCCTCATGGACATGATGTACATTTCTGTCACTGTGCCCAAGATGCTCATGGACCAGGCTCTGGGGAGCCACAGGATCTCAGCTGCTGCCTGTGGGATGCAGATGTTCCTCTACCTGACCCTTGTAGGTTCAGAATTTTtccttctggctgccatgtcttatgaccgctatgtggccatctgccaCCCACTCCGTTATCCTATCCTCATGAACCACAGAGTGTGCCTCCTCCTGATGTCTGTCTGTTGGCTCCTGGGATCCTTGGATGGATTCATGCTCACTCCTGTCACCATGACCTTCCCATTCTGTGGGTCCAGGGAGATCCACCACTTCTTCTGTGAGGTCCCTGCTGTGACAAAGCTCTCCTGCTCAGATACCTGGCTTTATGAGACCCTCATGTACCTGTGCTGTGTGCTCATGCTTCTCATCCCTGTGACAGTCATTTCCAGCTCCTATTCATCCATCCTCCTCACTGTTGTCAGGATGAACTCAGCAGAGGGCAGGAGGAAGGCCCTTGCCACCTGCTCCTCCCACATGGCTGTGGTCATCCTCTTCTATGGCGCTGCAGTCTACACCTACATGCTCCCTGTCTCCTTCCACACCCCTGAGAAGGACATGGTTATGTCTGTGTTTTACACAATACTCACCCCTCTGTTGAACCCACTAATCTATAGTTTTAGGAATAAGAACGTCACAGAAGCTATGAAGAAATTGTTGGGCATGAGACCCATCTTTCAAGAAACAACTAAGTAA